One window of the Runella slithyformis DSM 19594 genome contains the following:
- a CDS encoding HlyD family secretion protein, which translates to MLNLSNHRVNVPSIEKEVNSLNTLHSPKTAKIVYRWISGIVIGLLLVMFLPWQQNINGKGYVTALTPQDRPQNIQNAVAGQILRWNVREGDYVKKGDTILVITEIKDDYFDPQVLVRTQEQIQAKIDGIAAYKAKIEATDNQISALRQGLQFSLEKARNKLIQAQMKVRSDSADMVAVNRNLQIAKERLDRAEVMYKEGTISLVDAETRRLKFQEDQAKMVAQTQKLSISRNELINARIELSSVEADYRKDIAKAFSDRSTALSSVADGESELSKLQNKYENIRIRRDQYVVRSPQDGYVVKSLKAGIGETIKEGESIITLQPRQPELAVELYVKAMDLSLINPGRHVRLEFDGWPALQFSGWPGTSVGTFGGTVAIIDRVNSKNGQYRLLIRSDHTGNENEQWPDQLRIGSGVNGFVMLKDVPIWWEIWRQLNGFPPDYLADIYPEEGEKEAKK; encoded by the coding sequence ATGTTGAATTTATCAAATCATCGGGTCAACGTACCCTCCATCGAAAAAGAAGTAAACTCTCTTAATACGCTTCATTCTCCCAAAACGGCCAAAATCGTTTACCGTTGGATTTCCGGCATTGTCATTGGTCTGCTGTTGGTAATGTTTTTACCGTGGCAGCAGAATATCAACGGCAAAGGCTACGTGACCGCCCTTACCCCACAGGACCGGCCCCAAAACATTCAAAATGCCGTGGCGGGACAGATTCTGCGCTGGAACGTCAGGGAAGGTGATTATGTCAAAAAAGGAGACACCATTTTGGTGATTACGGAAATAAAGGATGACTATTTTGATCCGCAGGTGCTGGTCCGAACACAGGAACAGATTCAGGCCAAAATCGATGGAATTGCCGCCTACAAAGCCAAAATCGAAGCCACCGACAATCAAATTTCTGCCCTGCGGCAGGGGTTGCAGTTCAGTTTGGAAAAAGCCCGCAACAAACTCATTCAGGCACAGATGAAAGTGCGCAGCGACAGTGCCGACATGGTGGCGGTAAATCGAAATCTACAGATCGCCAAAGAGCGACTTGACCGGGCTGAAGTGATGTATAAAGAAGGGACGATCTCGTTGGTAGATGCCGAAACCCGACGGCTTAAATTTCAGGAAGACCAGGCAAAAATGGTTGCCCAAACACAAAAACTCAGTATTTCACGCAATGAACTCATCAATGCACGCATTGAATTGAGTTCGGTGGAAGCCGACTACCGAAAAGACATTGCCAAGGCATTTTCTGACCGCAGTACAGCCTTATCAAGCGTAGCTGACGGAGAATCGGAACTTTCAAAACTCCAAAATAAATACGAAAATATCCGCATTCGGCGCGACCAATACGTGGTCCGCTCGCCTCAGGATGGGTACGTAGTCAAATCCCTGAAAGCCGGTATTGGTGAAACTATCAAAGAAGGCGAGTCAATCATTACCCTTCAACCGCGCCAACCCGAATTGGCGGTGGAACTGTACGTAAAAGCCATGGATCTATCACTCATTAACCCCGGGCGGCACGTCCGGCTGGAATTTGACGGTTGGCCGGCGTTGCAGTTTTCGGGATGGCCCGGCACTTCGGTCGGGACCTTCGGCGGCACGGTAGCCATCATTGACCGGGTCAACAGCAAAAACGGCCAATACCGACTGCTCATTCGGTCTGACCATACAGGGAATGAGAACGAACAATGGCCCGATCAGCTTCGCATCGGTTCGGGTGTCAATGGCTTTGTAATGCTGAAGGATGTACCTATCTGGTGGGAGATCTGGCGGCAACTCAACGGCTTCCCGCCTGATTATCTGGCTGATATTTACCCTGAAGAAGGCGAAAAAGAGGCAAAAAAATAG